The following proteins come from a genomic window of Palaemon carinicauda isolate YSFRI2023 chromosome 12, ASM3689809v2, whole genome shotgun sequence:
- the LOC137650851 gene encoding uncharacterized protein — protein sequence MFLDDGYGCSQSLDGSIKLSQHIKNDLLSSGFIPNATKCIWSPTQVLEFLGVMLDSGNSSIFIPGRRLLKCINGISEILNSIKVHRYVHVKKVASCIGQIISMSVVIGKVSQIMTRNLSIDVLAASHWDQYIKISDESKRQLEFWQISLSELNIKHTNVSFQCSKIVYSDASSTGFAGYAVSAKTGISYGTWSIEESLKSSTWRELVAVYRVLQSLGHILTGQRVKWFTDNQGVEAIVSKGSMKVELQSIAIDIFRFCIAKSILLEMEWIPRTMNEKADYLPKIIDIDDWGISFEIFDMIQARFGNIHIDWFASEHNAKLNSYYSRYWSPTCNGIDAFSEQWGGKFGLFVPPITVITQVIKKMAFDKAVGVLVVPCWKSALFWPFLCPTGSFIPEIHKTKIDQLPEVMAGKVHLLPNLLKKSRADSTSSKYHGAFVRFQKWVSCNGLGSGDALPAKSFIVAIYLASLIQSVNSPSPVIAAFYAIKWYHDINGLYSPTNSKLVENILEAAKRVLGKPVVKKEPITVDIITSLYNRLYEYNNIKNQRTICAFLIGFSGFLRSREMLSIKISNIVFHTTYMAIFMEGSKTDKYRDGSWIMIAKTGTNICPVDNTVKLIKWANLNGDDYLFCNLSATKTGHKVRNVNKKMSYTNLRDIHKCIEASCVRCEKVLCSFFKIWGSHRSS from the exons ATGTTCTTAGATGATGGATATGGTTGTTCGCAATCTCTTGATGGCTCAATTAAACTTAGCCAGCATATAAAAAATGATTTGTTGTCATCGGGATTTATCCCGAATGCAACGAAATGTATCTGGTCACCCACTCAGGTTCTGGAGTTTTTAGGTGTGATGCTTGATTCCGGAAACAGTTCGATATTTATCCCTGGTCGAAGATTACTTAAGTGCATCAATGGGATTTCAGAAATATTGAATAGTATTAAAGTACACAGGTACGTTCATGTTAAGAAAGTAGCGAGCTGTATTGGTCAAATTATCTCCATGAGTGTTGTCATAGGAAAAGTTTCTCAAATAATGACCCGGAATTTAAGTATTGACGTACTCGCGGCTAGTCACTGGGATCAGTATATAAAAATTTCTGATGAAAGTAAGAGACAACTAGAATTTTGGCAAATATCTCTGTCGGAACTGAATATAAAACATACCAATGTGTCTTTTCAATGCTCAAAAATTGTGTATTCTGACGCTAGTAGTACAGGGTTTGCTGGTTATGCAGTCAGTGCGAAAACTGGAATTTCATATGGTACATGGTCCATTGAAGAAAGTCTTAAGTCTTCGACATGGCGAGAATTGGTAGCTGTTTATCGTGTTTTACAGTCGTTAGGTCATATTCTGACTGGTCAGAGGGTGAAATGGTTTACTGACAATCAAGGGGTTGAAGCGATCGTATCGAAAGGTTCTATGAAGGTGGAATTGCAAAGTATAGCTATTGATATTTTTCGATTTtgtattgcaaagtctattttgttGGAAATGGAATGGATTCCTAGAACAATGAATGAAAAAGCAGATTATCTGCCAAAGATTATAGACATTGATGACTGGGGTATCTCATTTGAAATATTTGATATGATTCAGGCTAGATTTGGAAATATACATATTGATTGGTTCGCTTCCGAACATAATGCGAAACTGAATTCGTATTATTCAAGATATTGGAGTCCCACGTGTAACGGTATAGACGCTTTTTCAGAACAATGGGGAGGAAAGTTCGGATTATTTGTTCCCCCAATCACTGTCATTACACAGGTTATCAAGAAAATGGCCTTTGACAAAGCTGTTGGTGTTCTTGTTGTGCCTTGCTGGAAATCAGCTTTGTTTTGGCCATTTCTTTGTCCAACAGGGTCATTTATACCAGAG ATCCATAAGACCAAAATTGATCAGCTCCCAGAAGTGATGGCGGGAAAAGTGCACCTACTTCCGAATTTGTTGAAGAAATCAAGGGCAGATTCAACCAGTTCAAAATATCATGGAGCGTTTGTGCGCTTTCAGAAGTGGGTATCATGCAACGGCTTGGGAAGTGGAGACGCTTTGCCCGCCAAATCTTTCATAGTAGCGATATATTTGGCTTCTTTAATTCAGTCTGTAAATTCACCTAGCCCAGTTATTGCTGCTttctatgcaataaaatggtaTCATGACATTAACGGTCTATATTCTCCAACGAATTCAAagttagttgaaaatattttagaagcGGCCAAAAGAGTTTTGGGGAAACCAGTCGTTAAAAAAGAACCAATCACTGTTGATATCATTACATCTTTGTACAACAGACTATacgaatacaataatataaaaaatcagagaACAATTTGTGCATTTTTGATAGGCTTTTCTGGATTTTTGAGAAGTCGTGAAATGTTAAGTATTAAGATATCTAACATTGTATTTCATACTACTTATATGGCCATTTTTATGGAAGGCAGCAAGACTGACAAATATAGAGATGGTTCTTGGATAATGATTGCAAAAACAGGTACAAATATTTGTCCTGTAGATAacactgtgaaattaataaaatgggcaaacttgaatggtgatgattacttgttttgtaatttaagtgcTACAAAAACTGGACATAAGGTGAGAAATGTTAACAAAAAGATGTCCTACACAAATCTTCGTGACATTCATAAATGCATTGAAGCCTCATGTGTCAGATGTGAAAAAGTATTGTGTTCATTCTTTAAGATCTGGGGGAGCCACCGCAGCAGCTAA